The genomic region GCAGCTTGTGTTTCAGCGCCAGGCGGTTGGGATCGCGCCCCAGGGCCTGGCGCAGCAGCTCCTCGGCCTGCTGGTAGCGGCCATAGGCGATGTAGACATCCGCCTCGGAGACCGGATCGACCTCCCCGGTCTCATCCTGCAGCGCATTGATCTCGCTCGGCGAGAATTCGTCCAGGAACGAGCTGTCGGCCAGGTCGTTCATCGTGTCGCCGTCGAACATCGGCTGATCGATCGCGTCCATCTCGTCGTCCGCGGCCGTCGCGGCTGCCGAGGCGTTCGCCACCGCCGCTGCCTCGGCCAGCTCGGGGGCGGCTTCCTCACGCCGACGCCGGGTGGCCAGCCACCCGAACAGGCCGAGCAGACCGACTGCCCCGGCGGCGATCGGCACCATGTTGCGTTCCAGCATCCCGAGCATCGATTCACTCTGCACAGCCGGCGGTTCGGCCGCCACAGGCGCTGCGGTCGGCGGTTCGGCCGCGACCGGCGGTTCATTGACCACCGGCGGTGCAATCTCTGCAACGACCGGCGCCGTCGGTTCGGCGGTCGGCTCGGGCATCACTGCCGATTCGCCGGCCATCTCGATCACGATCTCCTCGCTGCCGAGGGTCGGGGCCACGGCCACATCCGCCACCGGGGCGCCGCCGTCCTCGACCATCAAGGCCGAATCCGGCACCAGGCCATCCGCGTCGGCCATCTGCACGATGCGGTCGGCATCGATCTGCGGCGGAATCTCGCCGATCGCGAAGGTCTCGCCCTGCACGACCTCGCCGACGGTTTCGGGCACGGCATCGGCCACGCCGGCCGGCACGGATTCGACCACGATCTCGGTGGAGACAGTGCCGTCTTCGCCGGCGCCACCCACGACCCGGTCGGCATCGACCTGGTTCACGACCTCTGGGATCTGGTAGTCCGGACCCGGCACCCAGGCCGGTGTCGATTCAGCGGTCACCTCCAACGTCGCCGGCGCCTCCGGCTCGACAACCGGTTCCACGGGCTCCGGCGCGGCCGCGGCCTCGTCCCCGGTGATCACTTTGTCTTGCAGCTGCGCGAGTTGTTCGTCTTTCAGACTGAGCAGGCGCTGCATGTCGGCCAGGCGATCCTGCAGATCGTCGACCTGGCCGCGCAGCGACTCGGCCTCCTGGCGCGAGGTCTCGGCGTTTTCGCGCGCGACGATCAGGCGGTCGCGCAGATTCGCGGCGGTCGTCGAGCGGGCGTCGTCATCGCCGGCACCCGCCTCGCCCTGGCCCTCGGGCCTCGCCGTCGCGATGCGCAGCTGGTCGCTGCCCTCGGCGGCCGCGGCACCCGTTGCCGTCTCGCCGGTACCTGTCGGTTCGGTCGCCGCTTCGGCGGCCTGCTGCAGGCGGGCATCGCGCCTTGCCAGCCAGGCGTCCTGTTGTTCGCGATAGGCGGCACGCGCCGCCTGCCGACTCAGTTCCTGGATCTCACTGATTGCCGGCACACGCAGAATCTGTCCGCGACGCAGACGGTTGATGTTGCCGTCGACGAATGCCTGCGGATTGGCATTCAGCAGCGCGATCATCATCTGTTCCATGCTCACACCGCCCGTCCGCAGCTTCTTGGCGATGCTCCACGCGGTCTCGTTGGCACGCACCGGGCCGTACTCCGAACCATCGGTGCTGACCGTGCCGCTCGGTGCGGCCGGCGGCGTCGCCTGGACGGTGGTCGGCTTGACCGCAGCCTTGCGCGGCGTGCTGGCAGCCACCTTCGCCGCCGGTGCGACCGCGGGTGGGCGGCGCTTGGTGGTCGTCGGTGGATCGAGCAGCACGGTGTATTCGCGCAGCAACCGGCCGTTCGGCCAATTGACCTCGACCAGGAAGTTCATAAAGGGTTCGCGAATGGGGAACTCGGATGTCACCCGGATGACCGGCCTACCCTTGTCGCCGAGCACGGGCTCGAACTTCAGCAGCGAAAGATAGAAGGGTCTATCGACGCCTGCGCGGGTAAAGGCTTCCGAATCCGCGAGTTTCACACGGATCGTATCGAGTTCATCGGCTTTCGCCGAAAGCAGTGTGATATCGCCCTGGAAGTTCTGATTCAACGCGGACTTGGAACTCAATTCACCAAGACCCAGTGCGTGAACGGGAACGTTCCAGGTTCCCAATGCGAGTGAAACTGCCAACGCCAACTTGCGGACCATGAATCCCCCCTCAGGTTCGCCGTCCCGGACTCCTGGTTACGGCTCTTTCCCGAGCCGGCTTTCCTTAAAATAAAGGAGCCACCATCAACCGGTGAATTAAATTCGGCCTTACTATAGCCGAGCCCTGGCTATGTACCAATGCAACTAACGGCAGCGGGCCCGGAGACTTAAACGCCTTCGGGCCACTTTTTTGCGAGGGATGACGCAGTTTGGCTGCGAATCACCCGGATTGGAGGATCCGCAGCATCCGACGCAGCGGTTCGGCCGCTCCCCACAGCAGCTGGTCGCCGACCGTGAACGCGTTCAGGTACTCGTTGCCGAGGTTCATCTTGCGCAGCCGGCCCACCGGTACCGACAGGGTCCCGGTGACCTTGGCCGGGGTGAGTTCCCGGATCGTGGTCGCACGGTCGTTGGGGATCACCTTGGACCACGGGTTGGCGTCGTCCAGGATCTGCTCGATCTCGTCGATCGGGACATCGCGCTTGAGCTTGATCGTCAACGACTGGCTATGGCAGCGCATCGCACCGATGCGCACGCAGGTACCGTCGATCGGCACCGGGTTGTCGCTCCGACCCAGGATCTTGTTGGTCTCGGCGAAACCCTTCCATTCCTCTTTGCTCTGGCCGTTGTCCAGCGCGACGTCGATCCACGGGATCAGGCTGCCCGCCAGGGGTACGCCGAAGTTTTCCGTCGGGAAGGCATCGCTGCGCAGGGTCTCGGTCACCGCGCGATCGATATCCAGGATCGCCGACGACGGATCCGCGAGTGGACCGGCGACACTGTCGCGCAGCGCGCCCATCTGGCTGAGCAGTTCGCGCATGTTCTTCGCGCCGGCACCGGACGCGGCCTGATAGGTCATCGCGGTCGCCCACTCGACCAGGTCGGCATTGAACAGGCCGCCGAGCGCCATCAGCATCAGGCTCACGGTGCAGTTGCCGCCGATGAAGTCCTTCTTGCCTGCGGCCAGCGCCTGCTCGATCACCGGCAGGTTGACGGGATCGAGGATGATCACCGCATCCTTTTCCATGCGCAGCGCCGAGGCCGCATCGATCCAGTAGCCCTTCCAGCCGGCGTTGCGCAATGCGGGATACACCTGCTTGGTGTAGTCGCCACCCTGGCAGGTGACGATCACGTCCATCCCGGCCAGTTCCTCGATGCTGGCGGCATCGCGCAGCGGTGGCACGTCCCTGCCGATATCCGGCCCGGCCTGCCCCGCCTGCGACGTGGTGAAAAACACCGGCTCGTCGATCTGCGCGAAGTCGTTCTCCTCGCGCATGCGATCCATCAGGACCGATCCGACCATGCCACGCCAACCCACAAATCCCACTCTATTCATCGTTCAGCTCTCAGTTCCGATTCATTGGCAGTGCGGCCCGCATCACAGCGCCGCGACGACCGCGTCACCCATCGCCTCGCAGTTCACCTCGGTCATGCCCTCGGACATGATGTCGGGCGTGCGCAGGCCCTGGTCGAGCACCGCAACCACCGCGTTTTCGATACGCTCGGCCATCGCCGGTTCGTCGAGGCTGTAACGCAGCATCATCGCCAGCGACAGGATGGTCGCCAAGGGATTGGCGACGCCCTTGCCGGCGATATCGGGCGCCGATCCGTGGATCGGCTCGTACATGCCCTGGCCTTTTTCATTCAGCGAGGCCGAAGGCAGCATGCCGATCGAACCGGTCAGCATCGCCGCCGCATCCGACAGGATATCGCCGAACATATTGGTCGTGACCATCACGTCGAACTGCTTGGGCCACTTGACCAGCTGCATCGCCGCGTTGTCGACGTACATGTGCGTCAACGCGACCTCGGGATATT from Chromatiaceae bacterium harbors:
- the asd gene encoding aspartate-semialdehyde dehydrogenase, whose translation is MNRVGFVGWRGMVGSVLMDRMREENDFAQIDEPVFFTTSQAGQAGPDIGRDVPPLRDAASIEELAGMDVIVTCQGGDYTKQVYPALRNAGWKGYWIDAASALRMEKDAVIILDPVNLPVIEQALAAGKKDFIGGNCTVSLMLMALGGLFNADLVEWATAMTYQAASGAGAKNMRELLSQMGALRDSVAGPLADPSSAILDIDRAVTETLRSDAFPTENFGVPLAGSLIPWIDVALDNGQSKEEWKGFAETNKILGRSDNPVPIDGTCVRIGAMRCHSQSLTIKLKRDVPIDEIEQILDDANPWSKVIPNDRATTIRELTPAKVTGTLSVPVGRLRKMNLGNEYLNAFTVGDQLLWGAAEPLRRMLRILQSG